Proteins encoded within one genomic window of Flavobacterium sp. NG2:
- a CDS encoding type IX secretion system membrane protein PorP/SprF: MKTKILSFVLMFTAIVSFAQQDSQFTQYMYNTINVNPAYAGSRGAMSIFALHRTQWVGLDGAPVTNAVSINTPLNESRLGLGVSLINDRIGPIDENTISADLSYTIPTSEIFKLSFGIKATANLFSLDNSRLNPVNQADPTLQSFNKFNPNIGAGLYLHSDKAYVGFSIPNFIQTNRYDDNEVALFKEKINYYLIAGYIFDLNNYIKFKPALLTKMVTGAPLQTDISGNFLFNDKFMVGVSYRWSAALSAMVGFQISEAMYIGYGYDRETTNLNNYNSGSHEIFLRYEIFKNNDKITTPRFF, from the coding sequence ATGAAAACAAAAATACTTTCTTTCGTTTTGATGTTTACAGCAATAGTAAGTTTTGCACAACAGGATTCGCAATTTACTCAGTATATGTACAACACAATCAATGTGAATCCTGCTTATGCTGGATCTAGAGGAGCTATGAGTATCTTTGCTTTGCATCGTACTCAATGGGTAGGACTCGATGGAGCTCCTGTTACCAATGCAGTTTCAATCAACACCCCTTTGAATGAAAGTAGACTTGGACTTGGGGTATCGCTTATCAATGATAGAATTGGACCTATTGATGAGAATACTATTTCGGCTGATTTGTCTTATACCATTCCTACTTCGGAGATTTTTAAACTCTCTTTTGGAATCAAAGCAACTGCCAACTTATTTAGCTTAGATAACAGTAGATTAAACCCTGTAAACCAAGCTGACCCTACCCTACAAAGTTTCAATAAATTCAATCCTAATATAGGAGCTGGTCTATACTTACATTCTGATAAAGCCTATGTAGGTTTTTCTATTCCTAACTTCATTCAAACCAATCGATATGACGATAATGAAGTAGCTCTTTTTAAGGAGAAAATAAACTATTACTTAATTGCTGGTTATATATTTGACTTGAATAATTATATCAAATTCAAACCGGCTCTTCTCACTAAAATGGTAACGGGTGCTCCTTTGCAAACCGATATTTCTGGAAACTTCCTATTCAATGACAAATTTATGGTTGGGGTTTCATACAGATGGAGTGCGGCTCTAAGTGCAATGGTAGGCTTCCAAATCTCAGAGGCAATGTACATTGGATATGGATATGATAGAGAAACAACCAACTTGAATAATTACAACTCTGGTTCTCATGAAATTTTCTTGCGCTATGAGATTTTCAAAAATAACGATAAAATCACAACCCCAAGATTCTTCTAA
- a CDS encoding MBG domain-containing protein, which translates to MTLGNNPNYIVNKVDGTLTVTPKELNVVVTADDKTKVYGDENPALTAVVTGAVNNDVINYSLATTATQFSPVDTYPIVVTLGNNPNYIVNKVDGNLTVTPKELNVVVTADDKTKVYGDVNPALTAVVTGAVNNDVINYSLATTATQFSPVDTYPIVVTLGNNPNYIVNKVDGTLTITPKAIGVTVVADNKTKVYGEVNPPLTAVVSGAVAGGDTINYTLATPATQFSNVGNYPIEVILGDNPNYIVTKTDAIFTITKLDIVAKDDLISEINGTTGNSNVGNVLSDNGNGSDTLGSNPAVIDTVNISIIAEAVSINNGPVPSINTTNGQISVPSGTPAGNYTIEYKICEIINSENCDDAIVTITVYNPSIAITKDGAYFDANNDGITNVGDKIIYSFVVTNTGSSIIRNISITDNNVQVIGGPIDLGIGESDERSFSAEYLINQEDINRGFVYNLALAKGNPPTGNEVEATSTDPTPCTSCPKDPECTNCTITVLNQSPSISITKDGTYVDTNNDGKTNVGDIISYKFVVTNTGNLPLTNVTVTDTNAVVSGGPIATLAVGVSDTTTFSAVHAITQADIDKGIVYNLALATGTPPKGEPITATSTDPTPCTSCPKDPDCLDCTITLLNQDPKVVVTLDGTFVDANNNGIADVGEVVNYKIIVVNEGNVTLTDVTVSQTFPQLTISGSIPTLEVNASNSTSITGSHILTQTDIDAGYVYTQVTTQGTPPQGEVVTDASSDPTPCASCPVNPDCVNCTITPVPQKAELVVVKKSNTPAYSSVGDIINYTIQVQNTGNVTLFNIKVTDPLTGLNQVIATLEPGTYQEYNENYTVKQEDRVNLSVTNVAFADGFTPNQTPISASDSEVVEANIVLGCGSITVHNAFSPNGDGINETFIIDNIDDVLCYPTNSVEIYNRWGVLVFETSGYDNVTKAFKGISEGRTTISQSSRLPAGTYFYILHYTSIDGLNNSTNNTKDGYLYLTR; encoded by the coding sequence GTGACTTTAGGAAATAATCCTAACTACATCGTTAACAAAGTAGATGGTACTTTAACGGTTACTCCAAAAGAATTGAACGTAGTAGTTACTGCTGATGATAAAACTAAAGTATATGGTGATGAAAATCCTGCTCTTACTGCCGTGGTAACTGGTGCAGTGAACAATGATGTGATTAACTATAGTTTAGCAACTACAGCTACACAGTTCTCCCCTGTTGACACTTATCCTATTGTTGTGACTTTAGGAAATAATCCTAACTACATCGTTAACAAAGTAGATGGTAATTTAACGGTTACTCCAAAAGAATTGAACGTAGTAGTTACTGCTGATGATAAAACTAAAGTATACGGTGATGTGAATCCTGCTCTTACTGCCGTGGTAACTGGTGCAGTGAACAATGATGTGATTAACTATAGTTTAGCAACTACAGCTACACAGTTCTCCCCTGTTGACACTTATCCTATTGTTGTGACTTTAGGAAATAATCCTAACTACATCGTTAACAAAGTAGATGGTACTTTAACTATTACTCCTAAAGCTATTGGTGTAACAGTAGTAGCTGATAATAAAACAAAAGTATATGGTGAGGTGAACCCTCCTCTTACAGCTGTGGTAAGCGGTGCTGTAGCGGGTGGTGATACCATCAACTATACTTTGGCTACTCCTGCAACTCAGTTCTCTAATGTAGGTAACTATCCTATTGAGGTTATTTTAGGAGATAATCCTAATTATATTGTAACTAAAACTGACGCTATATTTACCATAACTAAACTTGATATAGTTGCTAAGGACGACCTTATTTCTGAAATCAATGGAACAACAGGTAATTCTAATGTTGGTAATGTTTTAAGTGATAATGGTAATGGTTCAGATACGTTGGGATCAAATCCTGCTGTGATTGATACAGTTAATATATCAATAATAGCCGAAGCAGTCTCTATTAACAATGGTCCAGTTCCTTCTATAAATACAACTAATGGACAAATAAGTGTTCCTTCTGGAACGCCTGCAGGAAATTATACCATTGAATATAAAATATGTGAAATTATTAATTCTGAAAATTGTGACGATGCTATTGTTACTATTACGGTTTACAATCCTTCAATAGCTATTACAAAAGACGGAGCTTACTTTGATGCAAATAACGATGGAATTACTAATGTAGGTGATAAAATTATATATTCATTTGTTGTTACAAATACAGGAAGCTCAATTATTAGAAATATTTCAATTACAGACAATAATGTACAAGTTATTGGCGGACCAATAGATTTAGGTATTGGAGAATCTGACGAGAGAAGTTTCAGTGCTGAATACCTTATTAATCAAGAGGATATCAATAGAGGTTTCGTTTATAATTTAGCATTAGCTAAAGGAAATCCACCTACTGGAAATGAAGTAGAAGCCACTTCTACTGACCCTACTCCTTGTACTTCTTGTCCAAAAGACCCTGAATGTACAAACTGTACAATTACTGTATTGAATCAATCTCCTAGTATTTCAATCACTAAAGATGGTACTTATGTAGATACCAATAATGATGGTAAAACAAATGTTGGAGATATTATTTCATACAAATTTGTAGTAACAAATACAGGAAATCTACCTTTAACAAATGTAACAGTTACAGACACAAATGCAGTTGTTAGTGGTGGTCCTATTGCAACTCTTGCCGTAGGAGTATCTGACACAACAACATTCAGTGCTGTTCATGCTATTACTCAAGCTGATATTGACAAAGGTATCGTGTATAATTTAGCTTTAGCTACAGGAACACCTCCTAAAGGTGAACCTATAACTGCAACTTCAACAGATCCTACGCCTTGTACTTCATGTCCTAAGGATCCTGATTGTCTTGACTGCACCATTACACTATTAAACCAAGATCCTAAAGTAGTTGTAACACTTGATGGTACTTTTGTAGATGCAAATAATAATGGTATTGCAGATGTAGGCGAAGTAGTTAATTATAAAATAATTGTTGTAAATGAAGGAAATGTTACTTTGACAGATGTTACTGTTAGTCAAACTTTCCCTCAGCTAACAATATCAGGAAGTATTCCTACTCTAGAGGTTAATGCATCTAATAGTACAAGTATAACTGGTAGCCATATCTTAACTCAAACTGATATTGATGCTGGATATGTATATACTCAAGTTACTACACAGGGTACACCTCCACAAGGAGAAGTGGTTACAGATGCTTCATCTGACCCAACACCATGTGCTAGTTGTCCTGTAAACCCTGACTGTGTTAACTGTACAATTACACCAGTTCCTCAAAAAGCAGAATTAGTCGTTGTAAAAAAATCCAACACACCAGCTTACAGTTCTGTGGGAGATATTATTAACTACACTATTCAAGTGCAAAATACTGGAAATGTAACATTGTTTAATATTAAAGTAACTGACCCTTTAACTGGGTTAAACCAAGTAATTGCAACTTTGGAACCTGGTACTTATCAAGAATACAATGAAAACTACACTGTAAAACAAGAAGATAGAGTTAATCTATCGGTGACCAATGTAGCCTTTGCTGATGGTTTCACACCTAATCAAACTCCTATTAGTGCTTCGGATAGCGAAGTTGTTGAAGCTAATATCGTGTTGGGTTGTGGTAGTATAACTGTTCATAATGCTTTCTCTCCTAATGGTGATGGTATTAACGAAACCTTTATTATCGACAATATTGATGATGTTTTATGTTATCCTACCAACTCTGTTGAGATATACAACCGTTGGGGAGTATTAGTTTTTGAAACTTCTGGATATGATAATGTAACTAAAGCCTTTAAAGGGATATCTGAAGGTAGAACAACTATTAGTCAATCTTCTAGATTACCTGCTGGAACTTATTTTTACATCTTGCATTATACTTCAATTGATGGACTTAATAATTCAACCAACAACACTAAAGATGGGTATTTATACCTTACTAGATAA